The sequence below is a genomic window from Lodderomyces elongisporus chromosome 2, complete sequence.
CTTCTTTCCTTAGCCAATCTGAGCAATTCCTCCTTATCGAGTCCCAATGGATCGCAAATGACACCTGAACCATCAACAATACCAACAtaattttcctttcttgaTAACAAAATTTCATTCGAACCCAAGTCACCATCTGGACCACCGGTTTGGAACTTACGAATCTTTGAATCATCAATGTCCAACTTCTCATAAATCTTATTGACATACGCACGAACTGATAATGTGGTCATACCATATTCATCGTGTGGAATACCACCAATCTCGGGTGATTTACCGGTCAAGAATGATTTCCACCATGGCGCACCTCTTTCTCTGGCGTGCAATGTGGCCCAATCAACATATCCAGCAGTACCTTCATCGGGacccaaaaacaaaatctcCGGCTTGTTGTACAAGTCAACGTAATTATCCTTGACGCCAGGAATGTGTTGTTTCAAGAGCAAATCAATGAGTGCATCaatatatttttcaaagctTGCTTGTGGACGTTCTTGAGCGGCACCCGAGTCGAGCAAAATAACACCTTTTGAACCACCTTCTGGAATATCCTTGTTCTTACGTTGCTGAGTATTTGCCAAGTTGTAGTTTTCATCAAACAAGTTACGAGCATTAACATTGTATGCATCGAGCGATCTTGATCTAACAATTCTGATACCACCACGTGCAATGTCTCTGAATCTAATGTGAAAGCCTCTGAAATCagaaccaacaacaaaaaacataCCAAATGGGCGGTCAGGGTATTCAGACTCTGGCAAGAATGAAGGGTCCAATCTAAAAGACAAGGCAACCTTGGTAGGTGTGTAAaagtttgttttcaaaatcgaCTTGTTGAACTTGTACAATGCACGCAAGACAATAGCGTGGTGTTCATTTTGCGAGCATTCTCTGCTCAACAAGttttcaaactcttctTCAGTGCCAACAGGGGTGATTTGGGATAATCTTTGGTATGACAATGTCTTTTCCATAGATGATCTGATATAGTGCACGTCAGCAAATTGGCGGTACAATTTACGAACAATCTCACTTCTGGTGTTGAAAACCTCCTTGATAAAGTCTTGAGTATAAGTTTCTGATCTtaatcttcttttcaagCTGTTTAAAACTGCAGCGTGTTCTGCTGACTTTGATGGGTCTAGTAAGGAAGCCAATTTGCTGTATTCTGGTCCCAATCTATTCAAAAAGTGGGTGACAAAAATGACACCTGATTGTGCGTAAATGGATTCTTGCAAGGACAAGTCTCCTTGGATAAATCTGTCATGGAAGAAATTGTGTGGGATACAGTACAAGAGGGATGCCTCCTTAATAACTTGGTAGATGGACAAGTCCACCGAGGACTTTCTCAGTTTTGAAGTCACATACATTGAGATGATTGTAACGCCATTGGCAAACTGTTCAACgtattttcttgttgtttgtaGTTTGTAGTAATTGGCCAAATCGCTCAATGCCGAGTTGTATCTGGGTGCTGTCTTTTGTCTAAAACCAATAATGACTCTGTACTCTTCGCTATTTTCAATTGGGAAATGTTTGATAATAGGACCAGTAGACTTGAGTACTTCCTTTTGTATACTATTGTAAATGGATTTGGTATGTGGAGAAgcaattttcaaaaatgtcTTGTCGCCAATCTTGTTGATATCTGTTTCATTGGCAGAGACTTGTTCCAAATTGTATTCGTTTTTGTAGACAAAGTACAAGCGGACATATTGTTCACCAaggtttttgttttgtgagTAGACGCCATTGAGTATGGGGTCTGTTTTGTAGTTTAGTGGAGCACAAAAGAATTCTGTACGGTAGCTTTTTGCGGTTGATTTGGCATCTGATGGGTCAATGTACTTGTCATCgattctttcttcaaaggGGTTTCTTTGGTAGTCTTGGGCGTCAACGGTGTCAAAGAATACTGCGTGGTCCTCAGCTTCTCTTTTGTAAGAGATCAATGGTTGTTCGCCAGAGTTTGCAAAAGCCTGTACTTTACACGAGTACAATGCGTGTATGTGGCCAGCAATTTCTTCTGGTGTCAGTCTTGCAAAGAACACATCGTCAATTTGTAATGATTCGTAAAACCATTTGGCTTCGGATTCCAAGAGGGATTCAGGGATAAAGCCGGTTGAGTCGAGGACGTCCAACACTTGGTCAAACTGGTCTTTTTTACCGCTAAAGGGGTTGTCAATGTAGTCGTCGTGCTTCAAGCTTACTGCTGAAGAGTTTGTTGATTCTTTATTGTCGTAGATGTTGAGGTGTGCTACACCATTTTGAATACCGTTTTCACTCATTGTCAATTGGCTTATATTTGGTTAAATATCTGCAAAGTGttagttttagttttagttttaGTTTTGGTTTAAAGTTAAAGTTGTAAAtgtgaattttttttaattcgaAAATCTGTAATAGGAGTAGATTGATATAGGGGAGTTATGTTTTgtattgaagaaagaaaaaaaggaaaagagaaaaacgaaaaaagaaaaaagaaaaagctttgaagaaagaggaaagggGATGACAGAAGTAGTGATATTTATATTGATTTCAGTCCTATAAAAGTTTCTGTATGTTTCTGTGTATATGTCGAGTTGTTTTAgttgtatttcttttttatgaGAAATAATTATATTTCTATGTTTtgggaggaggaggaggaggaggggaGAGAGAGCTAAAGTCTAGATCTGAAAAATGGGGTGGGGGGGAgggaggaaagaaaagaagcgTATGTGTTGGTATTGTAATATCAACTGTATTTGGCATTTccgtagtagtagtagtagtagtagtaattgCTGGTAGTCTTAAAAATAGTAGCTGTTAGCTGTACAAGCTTATCCGTATGCAGTATCTGAGTGTGGGATTTAACAActaagaaaataaaaaaataaaaaaataaaaataaaaaaaataaaaaaaataaaaaaagaagttgagATTTTTACCGCGCgccttttccctttcattttttattttgtgtTAGAAactgtgtctgtgtctgtgtctctGTCTGTGGGTGACTCGCTTCTACTGTACCTTTTGATAACGCCATAACCCCAGATTTCGccaaagaagcaaaaagagaattgaGGAACTTTTTCTTACTATACTATACTATACCAAGTaagtatatacatacatatatacatgtcTAGTTAGATGATGCTGTGATTAtagtatatatacacatgtCTCGTCTATAACAGTAGATTCatcttttcaacaacattCATATCTCTGCTATTCTCCGGTGTGCTTATATGCCTATTGAAGGTGCTTATACAAGTCTGGAGACTAGACTTCAATGAATACAACTGCCTTGTAAACTAAATATAGAAAagactaaaaaaaaacaaagagcggggaaaga
It includes:
- the GDH2 gene encoding NAD-dependent glutamate dehydrogenase (BUSCO:EOG09260E8K): MSENGIQNGVAHLNIYDNKESTNSSAVSLKHDDYIDNPFSGKKDQFDQVLDVLDSTGFIPESLLESEAKWFYESLQIDDVFFARSTPEEIAGHIHALYSCKVQAFANSGEQPLISYKREAEDHAVFFDTVDAQDYQRNPFEERIDDKYIDPSDAKSTAKSYRTEFFCAPLNYKTDPILNGVYSQNKNLGEQYVRLYFVYKNEYNLEQVSANETDINKIGDKTFLKIASPHTKSIYNSIQKEVLKSTGPIIKHFPIENSEEYRVIIGFRQKTAPRYNSALSDLANYYKLQTTRKYVEQFANGVTIISMYVTSKSRKSSVDLSIYQVIKEASLLYCIPHNFFHDRFIQGDLSLQESIYAQSGVIFVTHFLNRLGPEYSKLASLLDPSKSAEHAAVLNSLKRRLRSETYTQDFIKEVFNTRSEIVRKLYRQFADVHYIRSSMEKTLSYQRLSQITPVGTEEEFENLLSRECSQNEHHAIVLRALYKFNKSILKTNFYTPTKVALSFRLDPSFLPESEYPDRPFGMFFVVGSDFRGFHIRFRDIARGGIRIVRSRSLDAYNVNARNLFDENYNLANTQQRKNKDIPEGGSKGVILLDSGAAQERPQASFEKYIDALIDLLLKQHIPGVKDNYVDLYNKPEILFLGPDEGTAGYVDWATLHARERGAPWWKSFLTGKSPEIGGIPHDEYGMTTLSVRAYVNKIYEKLDIDDSKIRKFQTGGPDGDLGSNEILLSRKENYVGIVDGSGVICDPLGLDKEELLRLAKERRMIEHYDRSKLSEQGYIVLVDDMDVTLPNGQVVTSGVAFRNTFHLRLREQYGVNGVDLFVPCGGRPAAIDSPNVQELIDEKTGKSIVPYFVEGANLFITQPAKLILEKAGTIIFKDASTNKGGVTSSSLEVLAALAFDDKGFLENMCVNSESGAKPEFYTHYVKDVQNKIVANANAEFEALWKLKKETGTPFTILSDQLSLAINKLGDELANSRELWDDDIEFRNAVLLDALPPLLLEKIGIENVLARVPQAYLKAIFATHLASSFVYSRGIDSNPAKFLEFISNIRKEFIKKGLLKY